Proteins from a single region of Pseudomonas quebecensis:
- a CDS encoding MaoC family dehydratase gives MQWQTLNNRPFLPPLYWRAALKRRISGSMLPDRGLRCRVSVDPKAVAAYRKVCGFADSPMLPATYPHILAFGVQMQLLTDTSFPFPLLGLIHLSNRIRVHRPLGGVGELWVGVHAQNLKPHAKGATFDLITTVEDALGLLWEGESRMLCRGVKLPGEATDEPLPTPIQVSELTRWNAPADIGRRYARVSGDYNPIHLSALTARLFGFPQAIAHGLWNKAHSLAALGEHLPAANIELYVEFRKPVRLPSDLRLSASAAGSSGEWVLNGSGGIEHMVGKWQPIG, from the coding sequence ATGCAGTGGCAGACCTTAAACAACCGACCGTTCCTGCCGCCACTGTATTGGCGCGCGGCGCTCAAGCGCAGGATCAGCGGCAGCATGCTGCCCGACCGGGGGCTGCGCTGCCGGGTCAGCGTCGATCCCAAGGCGGTGGCGGCGTATCGCAAGGTATGCGGCTTTGCCGACAGCCCGATGTTGCCCGCCACCTACCCGCATATCCTCGCTTTCGGCGTGCAGATGCAGTTACTCACCGACACCTCGTTCCCGTTCCCTCTGCTGGGGCTGATCCATCTGAGCAACCGTATCCGCGTCCACCGCCCACTGGGAGGCGTGGGCGAACTGTGGGTCGGCGTGCATGCGCAGAACCTCAAGCCACACGCCAAAGGCGCGACTTTTGACCTGATCACCACCGTCGAAGACGCCCTCGGCCTGCTCTGGGAAGGCGAGAGCCGCATGCTGTGCCGGGGCGTGAAGCTGCCAGGCGAAGCCACGGATGAGCCGTTGCCCACGCCCATCCAGGTCAGCGAACTGACGCGCTGGAACGCCCCCGCCGATATCGGCCGCCGCTACGCGCGGGTGTCCGGCGACTACAACCCGATCCACCTCAGCGCCCTCACCGCCAGGCTGTTCGGTTTTCCCCAGGCCATTGCCCACGGCTTGTGGAACAAGGCGCACAGCCTGGCCGCCTTGGGTGAGCACTTGCCCGCGGCCAATATCGAGTTGTACGTGGAGTTCCGCAAACCGGTGCGATTGCCCAGCGACCTGCGGTTATCGGCCAGCGCGGCCGGTTCCAGTGGCGAGTGGGTACTGAACGGGAGCGGCGGGATCGAGCATATGGTCGGCAAGTGGCAGCCGATCGGCTGA
- a CDS encoding response regulator, producing the protein MSASSPTRQQILLVDDEEDALVELAESLENEGFECYTATSVTFALQELTLHPDIALVITDLRMPEESGISLIKRLREHTERSHLPVIVMTGHAEMDDVSDLLRLQVLDLFRKPIYLVRLIDTLNNLFPVRPTRLKP; encoded by the coding sequence ATGAGCGCCTCTTCGCCAACCCGCCAGCAAATTCTTTTGGTGGACGACGAAGAGGACGCGCTGGTTGAGCTTGCTGAGTCCCTTGAGAACGAAGGGTTCGAATGCTACACCGCCACCTCGGTCACCTTTGCCCTGCAGGAACTCACGCTGCACCCGGACATCGCACTGGTGATCACCGACCTGCGCATGCCCGAGGAAAGCGGCATCTCCCTGATCAAGCGCCTGCGCGAACATACCGAGCGCTCGCACCTGCCGGTGATCGTCATGACCGGCCATGCCGAGATGGATGATGTCAGCGACCTGCTGCGCCTGCAGGTGCTGGACCTGTTTCGCAAACCGATCTACCTGGTGCGGTTGATCGATACGTTGAATAACCTGTTTCCCGTGCGGCCCACACGACTAAAGCCATGA
- a CDS encoding Flp family type IVb pilin, translating into MFLDQMLKLYVQAQLFFKRDEGASGIEYAIIVALVALVIVGAGAGLGDKIKSIFDSIATKMTT; encoded by the coding sequence ATGTTCCTTGACCAGATGTTGAAGCTTTACGTGCAGGCGCAACTGTTTTTCAAGCGCGACGAAGGGGCGTCAGGTATCGAATACGCCATTATCGTGGCGCTGGTTGCATTAGTAATTGTTGGCGCCGGGGCAGGGCTTGGCGACAAGATCAAATCGATCTTCGACAGTATTGCGACGAAGATGACCACCTGA
- the cpaB gene encoding Flp pilus assembly protein CpaB → MNSRISMALAGLLLIGALIAGYWGLVLSRTPEPVAAPVVSVESTAAAVEDQTRRPVVVLVHDVPAFVPLTAADLALENLRTVPAGSLTELDQAIGRRPLRALGAGTWLNDQSFSEGGPLARMIRPDERALAVAVDEVIGAAGQLSPGDYVDVLLFLARDTDNAQQSAQIIIPALRLLSVGDQLGLANDGQPAVPPPVTVEERAQAAQRRAGARTVVLAVPEPLLSRLMLAAQAGTLRLAVRSADEQLLGRYWAGESDPTSTLAEANRDLYQFTQLALIGPPKSPAQSDTAPAVRRGIEVIRGAQAAQQTP, encoded by the coding sequence ATGAACAGTCGCATCAGCATGGCGCTGGCCGGCTTGCTGCTCATCGGGGCATTGATCGCGGGGTATTGGGGGCTGGTGTTAAGTCGCACGCCCGAACCTGTCGCCGCCCCCGTCGTTTCCGTGGAAAGCACCGCTGCCGCCGTCGAAGACCAGACCCGGCGCCCCGTGGTGGTGCTGGTACATGACGTGCCCGCGTTCGTCCCTCTCACCGCTGCCGACCTGGCGCTGGAAAACCTGCGCACCGTGCCCGCCGGTAGCCTCACGGAACTCGACCAGGCCATCGGCCGCCGGCCGTTGCGCGCCTTGGGCGCGGGCACCTGGCTCAATGATCAAAGCTTCAGCGAAGGCGGTCCGCTGGCGCGCATGATTCGCCCGGACGAACGCGCGCTGGCCGTCGCGGTGGACGAAGTGATCGGCGCCGCCGGGCAACTGAGCCCCGGTGATTACGTGGATGTGCTGCTGTTTCTGGCGCGGGACACCGATAATGCGCAACAGTCGGCACAGATCATCATTCCCGCGCTGCGCCTGCTCAGCGTCGGCGATCAACTGGGCCTGGCCAACGACGGCCAGCCCGCCGTGCCGCCGCCGGTCACCGTGGAAGAACGCGCCCAGGCTGCCCAACGCCGGGCGGGCGCACGCACCGTGGTGCTGGCAGTGCCGGAGCCTTTGTTGAGTCGCCTGATGCTTGCGGCGCAAGCAGGTACGTTGCGCCTGGCCGTGCGCAGCGCCGATGAACAGTTGCTTGGCAGGTACTGGGCCGGCGAAAGCGATCCCACGAGCACACTCGCCGAGGCCAACCGCGACCTCTACCAATTTACCCAACTGGCTCTGATCGGCCCGCCCAAAAGCCCCGCGCAGAGCGACACCGCCCCAGCCGTCCGCCGAGGTATCGAAGTGATACGCGGCGCCCAGGCCGCTCAACAAACCCCATGA
- a CDS encoding type II and III secretion system protein family protein — MSHRYARPFAPLAWALLLICLPVDRALAASSNCSALGPLPAVLEVGEGLQQEVQSPVAITRLAIGDPKIADVRVNGDRHFLLTGVGSGATSLMVWTACASVPRQSMVFVKGKATAALTSLSLSPSQDPLLPSQVQTDIRFVEVSRSKLKEASTRLLGNGSNFFFGSPNLLSPSEGVFKLPVSADSFNIGFGGGRVKAMINALERSGFAYTLARPSLVAMSGQSASFLAGGEVPVPVPSAGSDSISIEYKEFGIRLTLTPTVIDRTRITLKVAPEVSELDYSNAVQIQGIQVPALTVRRTDTSVSLADGESFVISGLISTNARSTINKFPGLGDIPILGAFFRDANSSREEKELLMIVTPHLVQPLAANAQLPSLPGEKLRSYDPNWYRLFFLENGDFDRRSGLSQ; from the coding sequence ATGAGCCATCGCTACGCCCGCCCCTTCGCGCCCCTGGCCTGGGCCTTGCTGCTGATATGCCTGCCGGTGGATAGGGCGTTGGCGGCGTCGAGTAATTGCAGCGCCCTGGGCCCCTTGCCGGCGGTGCTCGAAGTCGGCGAGGGCCTGCAACAGGAAGTGCAATCGCCGGTCGCCATCACCCGTCTGGCGATCGGCGACCCGAAAATCGCCGATGTGCGGGTCAACGGCGATCGTCACTTCCTGCTCACCGGCGTCGGCAGTGGCGCCACCAGCCTGATGGTCTGGACCGCCTGCGCCAGCGTGCCCCGCCAAAGCATGGTGTTCGTCAAGGGCAAGGCCACGGCGGCGCTCACCAGCCTGTCATTGTCGCCATCCCAGGATCCGCTGCTGCCCAGCCAGGTGCAGACCGACATCCGCTTCGTCGAAGTCAGTCGCAGCAAACTCAAGGAAGCCAGCACCCGCTTGCTCGGCAACGGCAGCAACTTTTTCTTCGGCAGTCCCAATCTGCTGTCCCCGTCGGAAGGCGTGTTCAAGCTGCCGGTGAGCGCCGACAGTTTCAACATCGGTTTTGGCGGCGGGCGGGTCAAGGCCATGATCAACGCGTTGGAGCGCAGCGGTTTTGCCTATACCCTCGCACGCCCCAGCCTGGTGGCCATGAGCGGCCAGAGCGCCAGTTTCCTCGCCGGCGGTGAAGTGCCCGTGCCGGTGCCGAGCGCCGGCAGCGACAGCATCTCCATCGAATACAAAGAGTTCGGCATCCGCCTGACGCTCACGCCCACGGTGATCGACCGCACCCGCATCACCCTTAAGGTCGCGCCGGAAGTCAGCGAACTGGACTACAGCAACGCCGTGCAGATCCAGGGCATCCAAGTGCCGGCGCTGACCGTGCGCCGCACCGACACCAGCGTGTCCCTGGCCGATGGCGAAAGTTTTGTGATCAGCGGGCTGATCAGCACCAATGCACGCTCCACTATTAACAAATTTCCGGGACTGGGGGATATCCCGATTCTCGGCGCGTTTTTTCGCGACGCCAACAGCAGCCGCGAAGAAAAAGAGTTGCTGATGATCGTCACCCCGCACCTGGTGCAGCCACTGGCTGCCAACGCGCAATTGCCATCGCTGCCCGGTGAAAAACTGCGCAGCTACGATCCGAATTGGTACCGCTTGTTCTTCCTCGAAAACGGCGACTTCGACCGTCGCAGTGGACTGTCCCAATGA
- a CDS encoding AAA family ATPase yields MSNSLSQTFLAITRNSVDLEWLQGALAPLGQVVGAGGGSLDELLALVDVTFANLVFIGLDRDNVVAQSALIEGALEAKPMLAIVALGDGMDNQLVLNAMRAGARDFVAYGSRSSEVAGLVRRLSKRLPPSAPNAHLGGLTVLYGTQGNGDGALLASHLAMVVQKSGQQTLLLDLGLPRGDSLALLGLESTFNFGDALRHLRRLDTTLIDSAFARADDNLRILAYAGHDEPLELTSAAEVYMLLSALRQHFQHIVVNLTGQTDSEALRTFVSHCDKLLWCTDQSVLDCRRNLAVLNLWREKGMKLEHAKLLIDRHLKSCAPDIDTLEKTYGLECVAVLPLSAELRMNAKNQGQSLFSLAPRETLTQGLRTLGERLARRSEGMQKPSARWFERLRRSQR; encoded by the coding sequence ATGAGCAATAGCCTGAGCCAGACCTTCCTGGCCATTACCCGCAACAGCGTCGACCTGGAGTGGCTGCAGGGCGCCCTTGCGCCCCTCGGCCAAGTGGTCGGTGCCGGGGGTGGCAGCCTGGACGAACTGCTTGCCCTGGTGGACGTGACCTTCGCCAACCTGGTGTTCATCGGGCTAGACCGCGACAACGTGGTGGCCCAGAGCGCACTGATCGAAGGTGCCCTGGAAGCCAAGCCGATGCTGGCGATCGTCGCCCTCGGCGACGGCATGGACAACCAGTTGGTGCTCAATGCGATGCGGGCCGGCGCGCGGGATTTTGTCGCCTACGGCTCACGCTCAAGCGAAGTGGCCGGGCTGGTACGCCGCCTGAGCAAACGTCTGCCGCCCAGCGCGCCGAATGCGCACCTGGGCGGGCTTACCGTGCTCTACGGCACCCAGGGCAATGGCGACGGTGCCCTGCTGGCCAGCCACCTGGCCATGGTGGTGCAAAAGAGCGGGCAGCAGACCCTGTTGCTCGACCTGGGCCTGCCGCGCGGCGACAGCCTGGCGCTGCTGGGCCTGGAAAGCACCTTCAACTTCGGCGATGCCCTGCGCCATCTGCGGCGCCTGGACACTACGTTGATCGACAGCGCCTTCGCCCGCGCCGATGACAACCTGCGCATCCTGGCCTATGCCGGCCACGACGAGCCCCTGGAACTGACCAGCGCCGCCGAGGTGTACATGCTGCTCAGCGCCCTGCGCCAGCACTTCCAGCACATCGTCGTGAACCTCACCGGGCAGACCGACAGCGAAGCCCTGCGCACCTTCGTCAGCCACTGCGACAAGCTGCTGTGGTGCACCGACCAGAGTGTGCTCGATTGCCGGCGCAACCTGGCGGTGCTCAACCTGTGGCGGGAAAAAGGCATGAAACTCGAACACGCCAAGCTGCTGATCGACCGCCACCTCAAAAGCTGCGCGCCGGACATCGACACCTTGGAAAAGACCTACGGCCTGGAATGCGTCGCGGTGCTGCCCCTGAGCGCGGAATTGCGCATGAATGCCAAAAACCAGGGGCAAAGCCTGTTCAGCCTGGCCCCCCGAGAGACCTTGACCCAAGGCCTGCGCACCCTCGGCGAACGCCTGGCCAGACGCTCCGAAGGCATGCAGAAACCGTCGGCGCGCTGGTTCGAACGTCTGCGCAGGTCGCAACGATGA
- a CDS encoding CpaF family protein, translating to MNGEKLFGGPARAPGHNDHDGLKLVLHRYIIDAIEESGKNLLEGTRQSLAQLVIDKVSEYITRMHLAVSRYEMERLAEEIVDELTGFGPLEVLLRDPAVTEILVNGPHRVFIEREGLLHQSDLRFIDAHHVERVMQRILAPLGRRLDESSPMVDARLPDGSRVNAIIPPIALDGPCLSIRKFRKDMLKSSDLVAMQTIDHSIFEFFQDAVGKRCNILISGGTGTGKTTLLNILSQLINPHERLVTIEDVAELQLGHPHVVRLETRPPNAEGHGEVKASDLIRNALRMRPDRIILGEIRGVEVLDVLTAMNTGHDGSMSTVHANNAQDALLRLETLVDLTGRVVAEKTLRQMICAALDVVIQLTRLPDGRRCVSEVVEVVGVRDDIYVTNTLFRLDRRTAVGFVREALNPAGDKLRRESALPQ from the coding sequence ATGAACGGCGAGAAACTGTTCGGCGGCCCGGCCCGCGCCCCCGGGCACAACGACCATGACGGGCTGAAACTGGTGTTGCACCGCTACATCATCGATGCCATCGAGGAGTCGGGCAAAAACCTGCTGGAAGGCACGCGCCAATCCCTGGCGCAGTTGGTGATCGATAAAGTGTCGGAATACATCACGCGCATGCACCTGGCGGTTTCCCGTTACGAGATGGAGCGTCTGGCCGAAGAAATCGTCGACGAACTGACCGGTTTCGGCCCACTGGAAGTGCTGCTGCGCGACCCGGCGGTGACCGAGATACTGGTCAACGGCCCGCACCGGGTGTTTATCGAGCGCGAAGGCCTGCTGCACCAGAGCGACCTGCGTTTTATCGATGCGCACCATGTGGAGCGGGTGATGCAGCGAATCCTCGCACCGTTGGGCCGGCGCCTGGACGAATCGTCACCCATGGTCGATGCGCGGTTGCCGGACGGCAGCCGGGTCAACGCGATTATCCCGCCGATTGCGCTGGATGGGCCCTGCCTGTCGATACGCAAGTTCCGCAAAGACATGCTCAAGAGCAGCGACCTGGTGGCGATGCAAACCATCGACCACAGCATCTTCGAGTTTTTTCAGGACGCGGTGGGCAAGCGTTGCAACATCCTGATCAGCGGCGGCACCGGCACCGGCAAGACCACGCTGCTCAATATCCTCAGCCAATTGATCAACCCCCACGAACGCCTGGTCACCATCGAAGACGTCGCCGAACTGCAATTGGGCCACCCACACGTGGTGCGCCTGGAAACCCGCCCGCCGAATGCCGAGGGGCATGGCGAGGTCAAGGCCAGCGACCTGATCCGCAACGCCCTGAGGATGCGCCCGGACCGCATCATCCTCGGTGAAATCCGCGGCGTGGAAGTGCTCGATGTACTCACCGCGATGAACACCGGTCACGACGGTTCCATGAGCACCGTGCATGCCAACAACGCCCAGGATGCGCTGCTGCGCCTGGAAACCCTGGTGGACCTCACCGGCCGTGTGGTCGCGGAAAAAACCCTGCGCCAGATGATCTGCGCGGCGCTGGACGTAGTGATCCAACTCACCCGCCTGCCCGATGGCCGGCGCTGCGTGAGCGAGGTGGTGGAAGTGGTGGGCGTGCGCGATGACATTTACGTCACCAACACGCTGTTTCGCCTGGACCGACGCACTGCCGTCGGGTTCGTGCGCGAAGCGCTCAACCCGGCGGGCGACAAACTGCGCCGCGAAAGCGCGCTGCCGCAGTAA
- a CDS encoding type II secretion system F family protein — protein MSGTFLLLICIILVALSFSLFQSGVRRASSERVLERLAEGQPAKAPTRAAWAGLERMFQRAGLGKPTERLGLWLFGWALGALLGLLVAQWPGLLLMLVLPPLIARAYIAWRYQHRVRRMIEQLPSLLDYTVRSLKSGRTLADAVLGGIDAADEPLKQAMGRIQRNVQLGVSLPDSVHDFAEFYERDEFRLFALGLKVNHRYGGNASELLENLIKMIREKEQGARQLKAMTGETRMTAYVLAGLPVCMVGYFMFANPHYLMTMWNDETGRWMLFGALAMELTGSFVMWRMLRSI, from the coding sequence GTGTCCGGAACCTTCCTGCTGCTGATCTGCATCATCCTGGTGGCGCTGTCTTTCAGCCTGTTCCAGAGCGGCGTGCGCCGAGCCAGCAGCGAACGTGTGCTGGAGCGGCTCGCCGAAGGCCAGCCTGCGAAGGCACCGACCCGCGCTGCGTGGGCCGGCCTGGAACGCATGTTCCAACGCGCCGGCCTGGGCAAGCCCACCGAGCGCCTGGGCCTGTGGCTTTTCGGCTGGGCGCTGGGTGCATTGCTCGGGCTGCTGGTAGCCCAATGGCCAGGCCTGCTGCTGATGCTTGTGCTGCCACCACTGATCGCACGCGCCTACATCGCCTGGCGCTATCAACACCGCGTACGCCGAATGATCGAACAACTGCCGTCGCTGCTGGACTACACCGTGCGCAGTCTGAAGTCGGGACGCACCCTCGCCGACGCGGTGCTTGGCGGTATCGACGCGGCCGACGAACCGCTCAAGCAAGCCATGGGGCGCATCCAGCGTAACGTGCAACTGGGGGTGAGCCTGCCGGATTCGGTGCATGACTTCGCGGAGTTCTACGAGCGCGATGAGTTTCGCCTGTTTGCCCTGGGTCTCAAGGTCAACCACCGCTACGGCGGCAACGCCAGCGAGTTGCTGGAAAACCTGATCAAGATGATCCGCGAAAAAGAACAGGGCGCGCGCCAGCTCAAGGCCATGACTGGGGAAACGCGCATGACCGCTTACGTGCTGGCCGGCCTGCCGGTGTGCATGGTCGGGTACTTCATGTTCGCCAACCCGCACTATCTGATGACCATGTGGAACGACGAAACCGGGCGCTGGATGCTGTTCGGCGCCCTGGCCATGGAGCTGACCGGCAGCTTCGTGATGTGGCGCATGTTGCGGAGTATCTGA
- a CDS encoding type II secretion system F family protein: MALLASALMFLAALVLVAGHWLEQRRRRRLINLRLQGQITRQARLGSLMRHLGASTLAQRSVTLDTETQTLLNRVGWRKANQRSMFAACQVGTPLVLLGLTLVGQQLLYPHTPSPWIAPLVALGLGYLLPKRILASTAKRRQQRIAIEIATFIPLLRIMFESGMAVEQALRVLSSEGQRLLPELTQELRLVLARVDSGLELGEELGKTARVLAVDEFNDTCTILQQLILQGGGAMKSLLALKQLLDDRRLTHLQEYISKMSAKMSVVMMVFLFPALLIVLGGPAFIGIARALSHF, translated from the coding sequence ATGGCCCTGCTGGCGAGCGCGCTGATGTTTCTTGCGGCCTTGGTGCTGGTGGCCGGCCATTGGCTGGAACAGCGCCGCCGCCGGCGCCTGATCAACCTGCGCCTGCAGGGGCAGATCACCCGCCAGGCGCGGCTCGGCAGCCTGATGCGGCATCTGGGCGCCAGCACACTGGCCCAGCGCTCCGTTACTCTGGACACCGAAACCCAGACCCTGCTCAACCGTGTCGGCTGGCGCAAGGCCAATCAGCGCTCGATGTTTGCCGCGTGCCAGGTCGGTACACCGCTGGTGCTGCTCGGCCTGACCCTGGTGGGCCAGCAACTGCTGTACCCGCACACGCCGTCGCCGTGGATCGCCCCGCTGGTGGCGCTGGGCCTGGGCTATCTGTTGCCCAAGCGCATCCTGGCATCCACGGCCAAACGCCGGCAGCAACGCATTGCCATCGAGATAGCCACCTTTATCCCGCTGCTGCGCATCATGTTCGAATCGGGCATGGCGGTTGAGCAGGCCCTGCGCGTGCTGAGCAGCGAGGGCCAGCGCCTGCTGCCGGAGTTGACCCAGGAGCTGCGGCTGGTCCTGGCCCGCGTCGATTCGGGCCTGGAGCTGGGCGAAGAATTAGGCAAGACCGCACGCGTGCTGGCCGTGGATGAGTTCAACGACACCTGCACCATCCTCCAGCAACTGATCCTGCAGGGCGGCGGTGCGATGAAATCGCTGCTGGCCCTCAAGCAGTTGCTCGACGACCGACGCCTGACCCATTTGCAGGAATACATCTCCAAGATGTCGGCAAAAATGTCGGTGGTGATGATGGTGTTCCTGTTCCCGGCCTTGCTGATCGTGCTGGGCGGTCCGGCCTTTATCGGTATCGCCCGTGCACTCAGCCACTTTTGA
- a CDS encoding tetratricopeptide repeat protein has product MKILIAGLALMMLGGCAANGQSPWATLTTPGNCAKPGSEQELALNLADDLANEGKLHASLANLQSLPDALPQVRQRKARAYRLLGRSEAEPLYRSLLGTCMTAEGEHGLGQLAAAKGDNAQAMTHLQRAARLAPTDEKIRNDLGVVYLKQRRLEDARFEFLTAIELKQGDPLAAVNLITLLIYQDDWGQAAKVVSQLGLSPEQVTEAQERAEALKAAGATAHNVATGGAAPPVTVQ; this is encoded by the coding sequence ATGAAAATACTGATTGCCGGACTGGCTCTGATGATGCTCGGCGGCTGCGCTGCCAATGGCCAGTCACCGTGGGCGACGTTGACCACGCCCGGCAATTGCGCCAAGCCAGGTTCGGAACAGGAACTGGCGCTGAACCTGGCCGACGACCTCGCCAACGAGGGCAAGCTGCACGCCAGCCTGGCCAACCTGCAAAGTCTGCCCGATGCGCTGCCCCAGGTGCGCCAGCGCAAGGCCCGGGCTTATCGCTTGCTCGGACGCAGTGAGGCCGAGCCGTTGTATCGCAGCCTGCTCGGCACCTGTATGACCGCCGAAGGCGAACATGGCCTGGGCCAACTGGCCGCCGCCAAGGGCGACAATGCCCAGGCCATGACCCATCTTCAACGGGCGGCGCGGCTGGCGCCCACCGACGAGAAAATCCGCAATGATCTGGGCGTGGTTTACCTCAAGCAACGGCGCCTGGAGGACGCGCGTTTCGAGTTCCTGACCGCCATCGAACTCAAGCAAGGCGACCCATTGGCCGCCGTCAACCTGATAACGCTGTTGATTTACCAGGACGACTGGGGGCAAGCGGCAAAAGTGGTCAGCCAACTGGGACTGAGCCCTGAACAGGTCACCGAAGCCCAGGAACGTGCCGAGGCACTCAAGGCCGCCGGCGCAACGGCGCACAACGTCGCGACGGGCGGCGCCGCGCCACCTGTGACCGTGCAATAG
- a CDS encoding DUF3613 domain-containing protein, with protein MKAHYLVFLGLLPLVACAIEPGPSSPQQAETEQWLTLQVNGQAASPTPQTGSPAEREQALQRWLDSNKHPIPEFFEQGADGASSGGARR; from the coding sequence ATGAAAGCCCATTACCTGGTTTTTCTAGGACTGCTGCCTCTGGTGGCCTGCGCCATCGAACCTGGACCATCCTCACCGCAGCAAGCCGAAACGGAGCAGTGGCTGACGTTGCAGGTCAACGGCCAGGCCGCCTCGCCGACGCCGCAAACCGGCAGCCCCGCCGAGCGCGAGCAGGCGTTGCAGCGTTGGCTGGACAGCAATAAGCATCCCATCCCGGAGTTCTTCGAACAGGGCGCCGACGGTGCATCGTCCGGCGGCGCGCGCCGATAA
- a CDS encoding response regulator transcription factor has translation MNKLIPAVKVLVVDDQPLIVEELCEFLEDSGYRCVPCESSHHALQRFAEDAEIGLVLCDLHMPDMDGIQLVQAMQTLAGKQRAFEAIMLTGRADKQDVIKALRAGISDYYQKPVDLHELLEGIQRQEAALDERQKKLQLGHLNQKLQDLSDSINDLYQDLDKVRRAPVSSDDAAPSDAALPADVAPIFMQLSPRQLDVARLVGKGQTNYQIACELGITENTVKLYVSQVLRLTQMHNRTQLALALSPSAMARQRIPEH, from the coding sequence GTGAATAAGCTGATACCGGCAGTAAAAGTGCTTGTGGTCGACGATCAACCCCTGATCGTGGAAGAACTGTGTGAGTTTCTGGAAGACAGTGGCTACCGCTGCGTGCCCTGTGAATCCAGCCATCATGCGTTGCAGCGTTTTGCTGAAGACGCTGAAATCGGTCTGGTGCTGTGCGACCTGCATATGCCGGACATGGATGGCATCCAACTGGTGCAGGCGATGCAGACGCTTGCCGGCAAGCAACGCGCCTTCGAGGCGATCATGCTCACGGGTCGCGCCGACAAGCAGGATGTGATCAAAGCGCTGCGCGCGGGGATTTCGGATTACTACCAGAAGCCTGTCGATCTGCATGAGCTGCTCGAAGGTATCCAGCGCCAGGAAGCAGCGTTGGACGAGCGGCAAAAAAAGCTGCAGCTGGGGCACCTGAACCAGAAGTTGCAGGACCTCTCCGACTCCATCAATGACCTTTACCAGGACCTCGATAAGGTGCGCCGAGCGCCGGTGTCGTCCGACGACGCTGCGCCCAGCGATGCCGCGCTGCCGGCGGACGTTGCGCCGATCTTCATGCAGCTGTCACCGCGCCAGCTGGACGTGGCGCGCCTGGTGGGCAAGGGCCAGACCAACTACCAGATCGCCTGCGAGCTGGGCATTACCGAGAACACAGTCAAGCTGTACGTGTCCCAGGTGCTGCGCCTGACTCAGATGCACAACCGCACCCAACTGGCGCTGGCCCTGTCGCCCAGTGCGATGGCGCGTCAGCGCATCCCGGAGCACTGA
- a CDS encoding prepilin peptidase, translating to MIHGVVVLVWLGLCALQDGRQRRIANRLTLGAALSALIYLACTGTTWLGGAAVEGGWALAVALALSLPGYALGRFGAGDVKLLAALGLAGTVDCLLWSLIVAVVAQGGWVLAGQRLAVRLSKTGLRASKKQPFAPCVLVGFTLYWLWVQ from the coding sequence GTGATTCACGGCGTGGTGGTGCTGGTGTGGCTGGGGCTTTGCGCGTTACAGGACGGGCGACAGCGGCGGATTGCCAATCGCCTGACTCTGGGCGCGGCGCTGTCAGCCTTGATCTACCTGGCGTGCACGGGCACTACCTGGCTCGGTGGGGCCGCCGTCGAAGGTGGCTGGGCATTGGCAGTGGCGCTGGCGTTGTCCTTGCCAGGTTATGCCCTCGGTCGTTTCGGCGCGGGAGATGTGAAACTGCTCGCCGCTCTGGGCCTGGCCGGCACGGTGGATTGCCTGCTGTGGTCGCTGATCGTCGCGGTTGTGGCGCAAGGGGGCTGGGTGCTTGCGGGTCAACGGCTTGCGGTGCGTCTTTCGAAAACGGGCTTGAGGGCGTCAAAAAAACAGCCGTTCGCGCCCTGTGTGCTGGTGGGCTTCACCCTCTACTGGCTGTGGGTTCAATAG
- a CDS encoding TadE/TadG family type IV pilus assembly protein encodes MKTGLPRQQKGAAAIEFALVFGMFFAVFYGLISYSLPLLLMQSFNQAAAEAVRQAMAVDPATAGTAYGAQLTQRAKDTAVGQLSWIPASFQFQRDDVSATYTGNTLTVTISYPSSRLYAVFPALVLPGVGTVPRLPANLAARSSLQF; translated from the coding sequence ATGAAAACCGGCCTCCCCCGCCAGCAGAAAGGCGCCGCCGCCATCGAGTTCGCCTTGGTCTTCGGAATGTTCTTTGCGGTGTTCTACGGCTTGATCAGCTACAGCCTGCCCTTGCTGCTGATGCAATCGTTCAACCAGGCCGCGGCCGAGGCGGTGCGTCAAGCCATGGCCGTGGACCCCGCGACCGCCGGGACGGCCTACGGCGCGCAACTGACTCAACGCGCCAAGGACACAGCGGTGGGCCAATTGAGCTGGATCCCGGCCAGTTTCCAGTTCCAGCGTGATGATGTGAGCGCCACCTATACCGGCAACACCTTGACCGTCACGATCAGCTACCCCTCCTCCCGACTCTATGCCGTGTTCCCGGCACTGGTCCTGCCGGGCGTAGGCACCGTGCCCAGGCTGCCGGCCAATCTGGCGGCACGTTCGAGCCTGCAGTTTTGA